In Dermacentor albipictus isolate Rhodes 1998 colony chromosome 6, USDA_Dalb.pri_finalv2, whole genome shotgun sequence, the following proteins share a genomic window:
- the LOC135896473 gene encoding monoglyceride lipase-like → MIADSLHLLFQKRFVSLFHFLGGANARNVIAKRPYLNSNCSVSAIVIAIATPPYNGPLSPPSLSPDCPRRPVRMSAPATAPSSDVKVDDSVFFYNGDKHKIVCKSWRGESEPRALVFLAHGYAEHCHDPSYDTLARALVGLGCYVFAHDHVGHGLSEGRRAMVKSADVYVDDILKHVDTERSKFSNRPVYLVGHSMGGLLAVIAAQRRCDDFAGLVLVAPLLGFDKELDTWFRRTLARVLGFVLPTFPVGTLDPGLLSRDPEAVRRFASDPLRYHGSASAGWAAAMITALETAVEHANSVELPLLVQHGSADKVCDPEGSKMFFDKAPSKDKTMKTYPGAYHDLLCEPEDVRQQVLKDIVDWFLARLSPEQTSSGEGGPSVQH, encoded by the exons ATGATAGCGGATTCACTTCATCTTTTGTTTCAGAAACgattcgtttctttgtttcattttttgggGGGAGCAAATGCCAGGAATGTGATCGCGAAACGACCATACCTCAATTCAAACTGCAGCGTAAGCGCGATCGTCATCGCCATCGCGACACCTCCGTACAATGGCCCATTGTCACCTCCTTCATTATCGCCCGACTGCCCTCGAAGGCCCGTCAGGATGAGCGCTCCTGCGACAGCACCGAGCTCGGACGTCAAAGTCGACGACAGCGTTTTCTTCTACAATGGCGACAAGCACAAGATCGTCTGCAAGTCTTGGAGGGGCGAATCGGAACCGAG GGCGCTCGTATTCCTGGCGCACGGTTACGCAGAGCACTGCCACGACCCCAGCTACGACACCTTGGCCCGGGCCTTGGTAGGACTCGGCTGCTACGTGTTCGCTCACGACCACG TCGGCCATGGCTTGAGCGAAGGACGTCGTGCGATGGTCAAGTCCGCGGACGTGTACGTCGACGACATCCTCAAGCACGTGGATACGGAGCGGTCAAAGTTCTCCAACAGGCCTGTCTACCTCGTGGGCCATTCCATG GGTGGACTGCTGGCGGTCATCGCAGCGCAGCGAAGGTGCGACGACTTCGCCGGCCTCGTTCTGGTGGCACCTTTACTCGGATTCGACAAGGAACTGGACACCTGGTTCAGG AGGACCCTGGCTCGCGTCCTCGGTTTCGTCTTGCCGACGTTTCCCGTGGGGACTCTCGACCCGGGGTTGCTGTCCAGGGACCCCGAGGCCGTGCGTCGCTTCGCGAGCGATCCACTCCGCTACCACGGCAGCGCCTCTGCCGGATGGGCGGCGGCCATGATCACCGCGCTCGAG ACTGCAGTGGAACACGCAAACTCTGTGGAGCTGCCGCTTCTCGTACAGCACGGTTCTGCCGACAAGGTCTGCGACCCGGAAGGCTCGAAGATGTTCTTCGATAAAGCTCCCAGCAAGGATAAGACCATGAAG aCCTATCCTGGAGCGTACCACGATCTCTTGTGCGAACCCGAAGACGTTCGGCAGCAGGTACTCAAAGATATTGTCGATTGGTTCTTGGCAAGGCTCTCCCCAGAGCAGACCTCTTCTGGAGAAGGTGGTCCATCGGTCCAACATTAA